The proteins below are encoded in one region of Streptomyces ficellus:
- a CDS encoding acyl carrier protein — translation MSTESASPTERVTDVVLSVVAEVTGAGPHRLTDGFYDLGGTSLDAIRICLRVGRELGVDVPPETLLDSEDLADFATVVATATAAATTPGSDR, via the coding sequence GTGAGCACGGAGAGCGCCTCGCCCACCGAACGAGTCACGGACGTCGTGCTGTCCGTCGTGGCCGAGGTGACCGGCGCCGGACCCCACCGGCTGACGGACGGTTTCTACGATCTCGGCGGCACGTCGCTGGACGCCATACGCATATGCCTGCGCGTCGGCCGTGAGCTGGGCGTGGACGTCCCCCCGGAGACCCTGCTGGACAGCGAGGACCTCGCCGACTTCGCGACGGTCGTCGCCACGGCCACCGCCGCCGCGACCACACCGGGGAGCGACCGGTGA
- a CDS encoding peptidoglycan recognition protein family protein — protein MQLLRRRRYRSAAALAVLVLLVATSLWLNPAGTPPGSASSSPERERARQARHQGPRPAIVPRRAWHAERVDTAPPARYAPSVRAAVIHHTSTPNGYDCASVPHTLRDLYAGHAHGRNWDDLGYNFLVDACGTIYEGRAGGVDRAVIGAHTKGFNEGTVGVAAIGTFTRGETVPEPMLDAIARLVAWKLGPRGPDPRGRVALVSSHDEARYPKGTKVLLPVVGGHADGYATRCPGAALHAKLPDIGARAARIQRRS, from the coding sequence ATGCAGCTCTTGCGGAGGCGCCGGTACCGCAGCGCCGCCGCGCTGGCCGTGCTGGTGCTCCTCGTCGCGACGTCGCTGTGGCTCAACCCCGCCGGGACGCCGCCGGGCAGCGCCTCGTCGTCACCGGAGCGCGAGCGCGCCCGGCAGGCCCGGCACCAGGGGCCCCGGCCCGCGATCGTGCCCCGCCGGGCCTGGCACGCCGAGCGCGTCGACACCGCGCCCCCCGCCCGCTACGCGCCGTCCGTGAGGGCCGCCGTCATCCACCACACCAGCACCCCGAACGGCTACGACTGCGCGTCCGTGCCGCACACCCTGCGCGACCTGTACGCGGGCCACGCCCACGGCAGGAACTGGGACGACCTCGGCTACAACTTCCTGGTCGACGCGTGCGGCACCATCTACGAGGGCCGCGCGGGCGGGGTGGACCGGGCGGTGATCGGTGCGCACACCAAGGGGTTCAACGAGGGGACGGTCGGCGTCGCGGCGATCGGGACGTTCACGCGCGGGGAGACCGTTCCGGAGCCGATGCTCGACGCGATCGCACGCCTGGTCGCCTGGAAGCTCGGACCCCGCGGCCCCGACCCGCGCGGCAGGGTCGCCCTGGTGTCCTCGCACGACGAGGCGCGCTACCCGAAGGGGACGAAGGTGCTGCTGCCGGTGGTCGGCGGTCACGCGGACGGCTACGCCACCCGCTGCCCGGGCGCCGCCCTGCACGCCAAACTGCCCGACATCGGCGCCCGGGCGGCCCGTATCCAGCGGCGCTCGTGA
- a CDS encoding CAP domain-containing protein, which translates to MQQRPHQADRHDGDRRRQPERPVRTHPGAGIAVVTTVVAAAVVTGVLITKDTGRAPGTTRAGLHAVPAPPGRPPATAPASTPATAPRALPTSAYGDAGTPRTRRALAGGAAATYAERILALVNAERAKAGCRALRTDGRLQEAAQGHADDMAARGYYGHDSPEGRDAGDRMEAAGYTWQTWGENIHRGVKSPTRAMRDWMASAGHRKNVVNCAFRDVGVGVNLRSNGPWWVQNFGTAG; encoded by the coding sequence GTGCAGCAGCGCCCCCACCAGGCGGATCGCCACGACGGCGACCGACGCCGTCAGCCGGAACGCCCCGTCCGGACCCACCCGGGCGCCGGAATCGCGGTCGTCACCACGGTGGTGGCGGCCGCCGTGGTCACCGGCGTCCTGATAACCAAGGACACGGGACGGGCCCCGGGCACCACCCGGGCCGGCCTCCACGCCGTACCCGCGCCGCCCGGCAGGCCGCCGGCCACGGCTCCGGCCTCCACGCCCGCCACCGCCCCGAGGGCCCTGCCCACCTCGGCGTACGGCGACGCCGGCACGCCCCGGACCCGCCGCGCCCTGGCGGGGGGCGCCGCCGCGACGTACGCCGAGCGGATCCTCGCCCTGGTCAACGCGGAACGCGCGAAGGCCGGTTGCCGGGCGCTCCGGACGGACGGCCGCCTCCAGGAGGCCGCCCAGGGCCACGCCGACGACATGGCGGCCCGCGGCTACTACGGGCACGACAGCCCCGAGGGGCGCGACGCGGGTGACCGCATGGAGGCGGCCGGCTACACCTGGCAGACCTGGGGCGAGAACATCCACCGCGGGGTCAAGAGCCCCACCCGTGCCATGCGGGACTGGATGGCCAGCGCCGGGCACCGCAAGAACGTCGTGAACTGCGCGTTCAGGGACGTCGGCGTGGGCGTGAACCTCCGCTCCAACGGCCCGTGGTGGGTGCAGAACTTCGGCACGGCCGGCTGA
- a CDS encoding carbohydrate-binding protein, translating into MFHRHARAACVGAATVGALVLSALQGTAAASAGPGPSSPVAPAARSAAETLAVSAVQPEVLHAMRRDLGLTAAQARLRLANEAEAGAVAAGLRQRLAGSYAGAWVEGPTSSELTVATTSAAGAAAVRASGARAEVVTHDLARLDATKAALDRAARTAASPGVPVWYVDVRTNSVVVRAWDPGAARSLVARLGAADRSRTRVLPTDEQPRPLYDIRGGDAYYMGGSGRCSVGFAVTRGTQQGFATAGHCGRAGTTTTGYNRVAQGSFQASTFPGRDTAWVATNTNWTATPYVKGAGGANVRVAGSVQQPVGASICRSGSTTGWHCGTIQQHNTSVTYPEGTISGVTRTTVCAEPGDSGGSYISGSQAQGVTSGGSGDCRSGGTTYHQPINPLLQAYGLTLTTSTGPGDPEDPEDPGPGEPGGTWAAGTVYQPGAQVTYGGAAYRCLQGHQAQAGWEPPNVPALWQRV; encoded by the coding sequence ATGTTCCACCGACACGCCAGAGCCGCGTGTGTGGGCGCCGCCACCGTCGGCGCGCTGGTCCTGTCCGCGCTCCAGGGGACCGCGGCGGCATCCGCGGGTCCCGGGCCGTCGTCGCCGGTCGCACCGGCGGCACGTTCGGCCGCGGAGACCCTCGCCGTCTCCGCCGTCCAGCCGGAGGTCCTGCACGCCATGCGGCGGGACCTGGGCCTGACCGCCGCGCAGGCGCGCCTCCGGCTGGCGAACGAGGCGGAGGCGGGTGCCGTCGCGGCCGGCCTCCGGCAGCGGCTGGCCGGCTCGTACGCGGGCGCCTGGGTCGAGGGGCCCACGTCGTCCGAGCTGACCGTGGCCACCACCAGCGCCGCCGGCGCGGCCGCCGTCAGGGCAAGCGGCGCCCGGGCCGAGGTCGTGACGCACGACCTGGCCCGGCTCGACGCCACGAAGGCGGCCCTGGACCGCGCGGCACGCACCGCGGCCTCCCCCGGCGTACCCGTCTGGTACGTCGACGTCCGCACCAACTCCGTGGTGGTCCGCGCCTGGGACCCGGGGGCGGCGCGGTCGCTGGTCGCCCGGCTGGGCGCGGCCGACCGGTCCCGGACACGGGTGCTGCCGACGGACGAGCAGCCGCGCCCGCTGTACGACATCAGGGGCGGAGACGCGTACTACATGGGCGGTTCCGGCCGGTGCTCGGTGGGCTTCGCCGTCACCCGGGGGACGCAGCAGGGGTTCGCGACGGCGGGTCACTGCGGCCGGGCCGGCACCACCACGACCGGGTACAACCGGGTCGCGCAGGGCTCCTTCCAGGCCTCGACGTTCCCGGGTCGGGACACGGCCTGGGTGGCGACGAACACCAACTGGACGGCCACGCCGTACGTGAAGGGTGCGGGCGGTGCGAACGTGCGGGTGGCCGGTTCGGTCCAGCAGCCGGTCGGCGCCTCCATCTGCCGCTCCGGGTCGACCACGGGCTGGCACTGCGGCACCATCCAGCAGCACAACACGAGCGTCACATATCCGGAGGGCACCATCTCCGGGGTGACGCGGACGACGGTGTGCGCCGAGCCGGGTGACTCCGGTGGCTCGTACATCTCGGGCAGCCAGGCCCAGGGCGTCACGTCGGGGGGTTCGGGCGACTGCCGCAGCGGCGGCACGACGTACCACCAGCCGATCAACCCGCTCCTACAGGCGTACGGGCTGACGCTGACGACGTCCACCGGCCCCGGGGACCCGGAGGACCCCGAGGACCCGGGTCCCGGCGAGCCGGGCGGCACCTGGGCGGCCGGAACCGTCTACCAGCCCGGTGCCCAGGTCACGTACGGCGGTGCGGCGTACCGCTGTCTGCAGGGCCACCAGGCGCAGGCCGGGTGGGAACCGCCGAACGTCCCGGCGCTCTGGCAGCGCGTCTGA
- a CDS encoding DUF6131 family protein, protein MIILGLILLIIGAIAGISILWTIGLILIVIGAALWVLGAVGHAVGGRRHYW, encoded by the coding sequence ATGATCATCTTGGGCCTTATCCTGCTCATCATCGGTGCCATCGCGGGAATCAGCATCCTGTGGACCATCGGACTCATCCTGATCGTGATCGGGGCGGCCCTCTGGGTTCTGGGCGCGGTGGGACACGCGGTCGGCGGACGGCGCCACTACTGGTGA
- a CDS encoding class I SAM-dependent DNA methyltransferase: MTEADYVQDTRRSYDAIATDYEAFAAGDLDARPMDRAMLAAFADTVRDAGGGRVAEIGCGTGRITGHLHSLGLDVFGIDLSPGMLEVARRAYPHLRFDEGSMTGLDLADGALGGVVAWYSLIHVEPGQVPDVLDGFHRVLAPGGHLLLAFQVGDEPLRLTEAFGRTVALDLHRWSPDRLAGLLTGAGFTVEVRMLREAHLTERTPQACLLARKPA; this comes from the coding sequence ATGACCGAAGCGGACTACGTACAAGACACCAGGCGGTCCTACGACGCCATCGCCACCGACTACGAGGCGTTCGCCGCGGGCGACCTCGACGCCAGGCCGATGGACCGGGCGATGCTCGCCGCGTTCGCGGACACCGTCCGGGACGCCGGTGGCGGGCGGGTCGCCGAGATCGGCTGCGGCACCGGCCGGATCACCGGACACCTGCACTCCCTCGGGCTGGACGTGTTCGGCATCGACCTGTCGCCCGGCATGCTGGAGGTCGCCCGCCGCGCGTACCCGCACCTGCGGTTCGACGAGGGCTCCATGACCGGCCTGGACCTCGCGGACGGCGCCCTCGGCGGTGTCGTCGCCTGGTACTCGCTCATCCACGTCGAACCCGGGCAGGTGCCGGATGTCCTGGACGGCTTCCACCGGGTGCTGGCCCCCGGCGGGCACCTCCTGCTGGCCTTCCAGGTCGGCGACGAGCCGCTCCGCCTCACCGAGGCCTTCGGCCGCACCGTCGCGCTCGACCTCCACCGCTGGTCCCCGGACCGGCTGGCCGGGCTGCTGACCGGGGCGGGGTTCACCGTGGAGGTGCGGATGCTGCGCGAGGCGCACCTGACGGAGAGGACCCCACAGGCCTGCCTGCTGGCCCGCAAGCCGGCCTGA
- a CDS encoding DoxX family protein has protein sequence MSAINRRDLGLCVLRVGTGAVLVAHGAQKLFGWFGGGGLEGTAKAMESMGYRPGRRNAVAAGLGEAGGGALLMLGLATPAAGAAAAGAMAGAVAVHAPAGFFNQSGGFEYPAFLGFTAAAIGVTGAGRYSLDHVTRHRFDQRWMVPAAFLGAALAAAAVVGKRAVEQLEEAADSDRTGD, from the coding sequence ATGAGCGCCATCAACCGCCGCGACCTCGGCCTGTGCGTGCTGCGCGTCGGCACCGGAGCGGTGCTCGTCGCCCACGGGGCGCAGAAGCTGTTCGGCTGGTTCGGCGGCGGTGGTCTCGAGGGGACGGCCAAGGCGATGGAGTCGATGGGGTACCGGCCGGGCCGCCGGAACGCCGTCGCGGCCGGTCTCGGCGAGGCGGGCGGCGGGGCGCTGCTGATGCTCGGGCTCGCCACCCCCGCAGCGGGAGCCGCCGCGGCGGGCGCGATGGCGGGCGCGGTCGCCGTGCACGCCCCGGCCGGGTTCTTCAACCAGTCCGGCGGCTTCGAGTACCCGGCGTTCCTCGGCTTCACGGCCGCGGCCATCGGTGTCACCGGGGCGGGCCGGTACTCCCTGGACCATGTCACCCGCCACCGCTTCGACCAGCGCTGGATGGTCCCGGCGGCGTTCCTGGGCGCCGCGCTGGCGGCGGCCGCCGTGGTCGGCAAGCGGGCCGTCGAGCAACTGGAGGAAGCCGCCGACTCGGACCGCACCGGCGACTAG
- a CDS encoding amino acid adenylation domain-containing protein yields MSATVAPGAPPVSPGTPPGTSPEPEPEPGAASEPGASLIHEAVARHAAHRPDAVALVDGDRRVGYAELDAAAEAWAAALLERGAGPGVFVPVVLRRSATLVAALLGVLKTGAAYAALDPDWPAERLRSVAGMLAPRVTVAAEGRDGWADGVLCPPAAHGLLPRDATAAPPTRRGAEGSAARPPVDGSCPATVFFTSGTTGRPKAVVSGHRATLSLLGGCFEPFTVTAGGPGRPVMPQAAPVSWDGFTLEAWGPLINGGTSVLIDGGYLMPGTLRTLVEREGVDTVWLTASLFHLFVDEDPGCFEGLRHVLTGGERLSVPRVRAFLDRHPSVRLTNGYGPVETCVFATARRVRRSDCDVPSGIPVGEPVPGRRVHLLTGGRPAAPGATAEICVSGDGIALGYLGDAELTARAFPTVTVDGVPTRMYRTGDLGFQDPDGVVHFTGRADRQVKVRGHRVEPEEVEAVVRTVAGVADCAVVPVPGASGGHERLALFYTWAPAGDPPPPRAVRRGLAGRLPRHLVPDLVRELAELPLTANGKLDRAALLRTLRPAGDGTEAGA; encoded by the coding sequence GTGAGCGCCACCGTAGCCCCGGGCGCACCCCCCGTATCGCCTGGGACGCCGCCCGGCACGTCCCCGGAACCGGAACCGGAACCGGGCGCGGCCTCGGAGCCCGGGGCGTCCCTGATCCATGAGGCGGTCGCGCGCCACGCCGCGCACCGGCCGGACGCGGTCGCCCTGGTCGACGGTGACCGCCGCGTCGGGTACGCGGAGCTGGACGCGGCGGCCGAGGCCTGGGCGGCCGCGCTGCTGGAGCGGGGCGCCGGACCGGGCGTGTTCGTCCCGGTCGTGCTGCGGCGTTCCGCGACGCTGGTGGCGGCCCTCCTCGGCGTACTGAAGACCGGTGCCGCCTACGCGGCGCTGGACCCCGACTGGCCCGCCGAGCGGCTGCGCTCGGTGGCGGGCATGCTCGCGCCCCGGGTGACGGTGGCGGCGGAGGGGCGGGACGGCTGGGCGGACGGCGTGCTGTGCCCGCCCGCGGCCCACGGGCTGCTCCCCCGCGACGCGACGGCCGCCCCGCCGACGCGCCGGGGGGCGGAGGGGAGCGCGGCGCGGCCGCCGGTGGACGGGTCCTGTCCCGCCACGGTCTTCTTCACCTCCGGCACCACCGGCCGTCCCAAGGCGGTGGTGTCCGGGCACCGGGCCACGCTGAGTCTGCTCGGCGGCTGCTTCGAGCCGTTCACCGTCACCGCCGGCGGCCCGGGGCGGCCGGTGATGCCCCAGGCCGCCCCGGTCTCCTGGGACGGCTTCACGCTGGAGGCGTGGGGGCCGCTGATCAACGGCGGGACCAGTGTGCTCATCGACGGCGGCTACCTGATGCCCGGCACGCTGCGCACGCTCGTGGAACGCGAAGGGGTGGACACGGTCTGGCTCACCGCGTCACTGTTCCACCTGTTCGTCGACGAGGACCCCGGCTGCTTCGAGGGGCTGCGCCACGTCCTGACGGGCGGGGAACGGCTCTCCGTGCCGCGGGTGCGGGCGTTCCTCGACCGCCACCCGTCCGTCCGGCTGACCAACGGTTACGGGCCGGTCGAGACGTGCGTGTTCGCCACGGCCCGCCGGGTTCGCCGCTCCGACTGCGACGTCCCGTCCGGGATCCCGGTCGGGGAGCCGGTACCCGGCCGCCGGGTGCACCTCCTGACCGGCGGCCGGCCGGCCGCGCCGGGGGCCACCGCGGAGATCTGCGTCTCGGGCGACGGCATCGCCCTGGGCTACCTGGGCGACGCGGAACTGACCGCCCGCGCCTTCCCGACCGTCACCGTCGACGGCGTACCCACCCGGATGTACCGCACCGGGGACCTCGGGTTCCAGGACCCCGACGGCGTCGTGCACTTCACGGGCCGCGCCGACCGGCAGGTCAAGGTGCGCGGTCACCGGGTCGAGCCGGAGGAGGTGGAGGCCGTCGTGCGCACCGTGGCGGGCGTGGCCGACTGCGCGGTCGTCCCCGTCCCCGGTGCCAGTGGGGGGCACGAGCGCCTGGCGCTGTTCTACACGTGGGCGCCCGCCGGCGATCCGCCGCCTCCCCGCGCCGTACGCCGGGGACTGGCCGGCCGGCTGCCCCGTCATCTCGTGCCGGACCTGGTGCGCGAGCTGGCGGAACTGCCGCTCACCGCGAACGGGAAGCTGGACCGGGCCGCGCTGCTGCGCACGCTCCGGCCGGCCGGCGACGGCACGGAGGCCGGGGCGTGA
- a CDS encoding WGR domain-containing protein, which yields MSTTSTTYLELSQDGGGAHKFYEVTVQGMVVSVRYGRIGAAGQTQTSTFSTPQKAQAAAAKKVGEKVRKGYEPAVPGGRAPRAVTRRQVSSAPSTARSVAPVLWRFRTGSAAFGIHVDGERAWVGNQAGDVYTLDHGGEVLARYSLPDGVKCLVADDFWIYAGCDDGRVYDLSSKLPFAAYDITADMDIFWLDIHEGVLNVADRGGRLTVIDHEDEHQWARGGRGEHAWMVRADDRAVYHGHTRGVTAYAPDGGGELWHTPTKGAVLFGWQEADAVYAGTGHRVVQRLSKRDGALEVTYACDSAVYSCATSPGGRFVFAGDSASSVYCFDRDGTRLWKLGTGGGSALSMQYHEERLYLVTTDGSLVCVDASEAAIAAAQQGTVPVARDVKLAAALPTYAPATAAASVTTVTAAPAGAVVVECVQEGGRMRVHVLSDGYDRSWNVQFPRAIREAGARYVVDALHPASGGFYRVRGDIRRLR from the coding sequence ATGTCGACGACGTCGACGACGTATCTGGAGCTGTCACAGGACGGCGGCGGTGCGCACAAGTTCTACGAGGTGACGGTCCAGGGCATGGTGGTGTCCGTGCGCTACGGACGGATCGGCGCCGCCGGGCAGACGCAGACGTCGACGTTCTCGACGCCGCAGAAGGCACAGGCGGCCGCGGCGAAGAAGGTGGGCGAGAAGGTGCGCAAGGGGTACGAGCCGGCGGTGCCGGGCGGGCGCGCGCCGCGGGCGGTCACCCGGCGTCAGGTCTCCTCCGCGCCGTCCACCGCGCGGTCGGTCGCGCCGGTGCTGTGGCGGTTCCGTACGGGCTCGGCGGCGTTCGGCATCCACGTGGACGGCGAGCGCGCCTGGGTCGGCAACCAGGCGGGTGACGTCTACACGCTGGACCACGGCGGTGAGGTCCTCGCCCGGTACAGCCTGCCCGACGGCGTCAAGTGCCTGGTCGCGGACGACTTCTGGATCTACGCGGGCTGTGACGACGGCCGGGTGTACGACCTGTCGTCGAAACTGCCGTTCGCGGCGTACGACATCACGGCCGACATGGACATCTTCTGGCTGGACATCCACGAGGGCGTGCTGAACGTCGCGGACCGGGGCGGCCGGCTCACCGTCATCGACCACGAGGACGAGCACCAGTGGGCGCGCGGCGGCCGGGGCGAGCACGCGTGGATGGTGCGCGCGGACGACCGGGCCGTCTACCACGGCCACACCCGGGGCGTGACGGCCTACGCCCCGGACGGTGGGGGCGAGTTGTGGCACACGCCCACCAAGGGGGCGGTGCTGTTCGGCTGGCAGGAGGCCGACGCGGTGTACGCGGGCACGGGGCACCGGGTGGTGCAGCGGCTGTCGAAGCGGGACGGCGCGCTGGAGGTGACGTACGCCTGCGACAGCGCGGTGTACTCGTGCGCCACCTCGCCGGGCGGCCGGTTCGTGTTCGCCGGCGACTCCGCGTCGTCGGTGTATTGCTTCGACCGGGACGGTACGCGGCTGTGGAAGCTCGGCACGGGCGGCGGCTCGGCGCTGTCGATGCAGTACCACGAGGAGCGGCTGTACCTGGTGACCACGGACGGCTCCCTGGTGTGCGTGGACGCGAGCGAGGCGGCGATCGCGGCCGCCCAGCAGGGCACGGTGCCCGTCGCCCGGGACGTGAAGCTGGCCGCCGCCCTGCCCACGTACGCGCCGGCCACCGCCGCCGCCTCGGTGACGACGGTGACGGCCGCGCCCGCCGGCGCGGTGGTCGTGGAGTGCGTCCAGGAAGGCGGCCGGATGCGGGTGCACGTGCTGTCGGACGGTTACGACCGGTCGTGGAACGTCCAGTTCCCGCGGGCGATACGGGAGGCCGGCGCGCGGTACGTGGTGGACGCGCTGCACCCCGCCTCGGGAGGCTTCTACCGTGTGCGGGGTGACATCAGGAGGCTGCGGTGA
- a CDS encoding FAD-dependent monooxygenase: MKVACVGGGPAGLYLSILLKLRDPSHEITVHERDAAGSTYGWGVTYWAGLLDQLRRHDPVSARAIGEQSVRWSDGLAHVRDRTTLHHGDEGFGIGRRTLLRILAERAESLGVRVEFRHPVTATTTLTGADLIVAGDGANSALRDRHADHFGTDVAVGRNQYIWLGTTKVFDAFTFAFVETEHGWIWAYGYRYGENHSTCVVECSPGTWQGLGLDRANHDDTLTLLQHLFAGPLDGHPLMGRARSDGGARWLNFRTVTNRTWYRDNLVLLGDAAHTTHYSIGAGTTLALEDAIALAGALHERDMPHLQPALARYERERRAALVPTQSAARFSARWYENLPRYINLDPAEMFALLGQRHSPLLPYVPPQLYYRIDRAAGRLEALRRLKRWLGPRLARTVGGVSTVAGVSAGADRGRGSRPAPPRTPGDPSGR; this comes from the coding sequence GTGAAGGTCGCCTGCGTCGGCGGCGGGCCCGCCGGCCTGTACCTCTCGATCCTGCTGAAGCTGCGGGACCCGTCCCACGAGATCACCGTCCACGAGCGGGACGCGGCTGGTTCGACGTACGGCTGGGGCGTCACCTACTGGGCGGGCCTGCTCGACCAGCTCCGGCGCCACGACCCGGTGTCCGCCCGGGCCATCGGCGAGCAGTCGGTCCGCTGGAGCGACGGCCTGGCCCACGTCCGGGACCGCACCACCCTGCACCACGGCGACGAGGGTTTCGGCATCGGGCGCCGCACCCTGCTCCGCATCCTCGCCGAACGGGCCGAATCCCTGGGCGTGCGCGTCGAGTTCCGGCATCCGGTCACCGCGACGACCACGCTCACCGGGGCCGATCTGATCGTCGCCGGCGACGGGGCCAACAGCGCACTGCGCGACCGTCACGCCGACCACTTCGGCACCGACGTCGCGGTCGGGCGCAACCAGTACATCTGGCTCGGCACCACCAAGGTCTTCGACGCCTTCACCTTCGCCTTCGTCGAGACGGAGCACGGCTGGATCTGGGCCTACGGCTACCGGTACGGGGAGAACCACAGCACCTGCGTCGTCGAGTGCTCACCCGGCACCTGGCAGGGCCTCGGCCTCGACCGCGCGAACCACGACGACACCCTGACCCTGCTCCAGCACCTGTTCGCCGGGCCCCTGGACGGCCACCCCCTGATGGGGCGGGCCCGTTCCGACGGGGGCGCGCGATGGCTGAACTTCCGCACCGTGACCAACCGGACCTGGTACCGGGACAACCTCGTCCTGCTCGGCGACGCCGCGCACACCACGCACTACTCCATCGGCGCGGGCACCACCCTCGCCCTGGAGGACGCCATCGCCCTGGCCGGCGCCCTGCACGAGCGCGACATGCCCCACCTCCAGCCGGCCCTCGCCCGCTACGAGCGGGAGCGCCGCGCCGCCCTCGTCCCCACCCAGAGCGCCGCCCGCTTCAGCGCCCGCTGGTACGAGAACCTGCCGCGCTACATCAACCTGGACCCCGCGGAGATGTTCGCCCTCCTCGGCCAGCGGCACTCGCCGCTGCTGCCGTACGTCCCGCCCCAGCTGTACTACCGCATCGACCGCGCGGCCGGCCGGCTCGAAGCGCTCCGCAGGCTCAAGCGCTGGCTGGGCCCCCGGCTCGCCCGCACGGTCGGGGGCGTCAGCACGGTCGCGGGCGTCAGCGCGGGGGCGGACCGAGGTAGAGGTTCGCGCCCAGCTCCTCCACGTACACCCGGTGACCCGAGCGGTAGGTGA